A genomic stretch from Thermonema lapsum includes:
- a CDS encoding SDR family oxidoreductase, whose translation MVKNILLTGATSGIGKAAAKKLLQEGHFLILPYRNEEKASVLKEELEAIAPDRFDLQRCDLASLDSIRSFADYVKEKYDYLDVLINNAGVWNRHFRESQDGIELTWAVNHLAPFLLTNLLLDLLRKGRRARIVNVSSDLHQGSIDFEDIEFRKKEYNGVAAYRQSKLANILFTKELARRVQEDGITANALMPGFISTDLFQDLNFFARLIIKIIAKSPEKGAETIVYLALSPEVEGVSGKYFKDKKEAISSRQSQNIDLAKRLWAVSEQMTGLRASVSE comes from the coding sequence ATGGTAAAAAATATACTTTTGACAGGAGCCACCTCTGGCATAGGCAAAGCAGCTGCCAAAAAATTATTACAGGAAGGTCATTTTTTAATCTTGCCCTATAGAAATGAAGAAAAAGCGTCTGTACTGAAAGAGGAACTGGAAGCTATAGCTCCGGACCGCTTCGACCTACAACGATGCGACCTTGCCTCTTTGGATTCTATCCGCTCTTTTGCTGATTACGTAAAAGAAAAATACGACTATTTAGATGTGCTTATCAACAATGCGGGGGTGTGGAATCGCCATTTCCGCGAAAGTCAGGACGGCATAGAGCTGACTTGGGCGGTCAATCATCTGGCGCCTTTCTTGCTTACGAATTTGTTGTTGGACCTGTTGCGTAAAGGCAGGCGTGCCCGTATTGTCAACGTAAGCTCCGATTTGCATCAAGGTAGCATTGATTTTGAGGATATAGAGTTCAGAAAGAAAGAATACAACGGCGTTGCTGCTTATCGACAATCCAAGTTGGCTAATATTCTTTTTACCAAAGAACTCGCACGTCGTGTGCAAGAAGATGGTATTACTGCCAACGCCCTTATGCCCGGTTTTATATCTACAGATCTTTTTCAGGATTTGAATTTCTTTGCCCGTCTGATAATAAAAATCATAGCTAAATCGCCAGAAAAAGGAGCAGAGACCATTGTTTATTTGGCTTTGAGCCCTGAGGTAGAGGGAGTGAGCGGGAAATATTTTAAAGACAAGAAAGAGGCTATTTCTTCACGTCAGTCGCAAAACATAGACCTTGCCAAACGTCTGTGGGCAGTCAGCGAGCAAATGACAGGGCTTCGTGCCTCGGTCAGTGAGTGA
- the ppk1 gene encoding polyphosphate kinase 1, translating into MVKLKESPQEKERRQETELDPKTSPEKGVFSANTHQPSYPDKRLSTIIDQSRYISRDLSWLKFNERVLDQCRSSRRNLFEKCKFLAISASNLDEFFTIRVGSLYNYLDYDKERLDYSGLRERPFRATLLSKAQEFVKEQYQVFAELKHQFKRNGFSIVSELDSLLETEQAEIRRYFERTLFPMLTPMVFDSFHAFPILRPQSLIFGVVTINPHSEKRAKKASFIQVPQNLPRFYVIERGTELLFIPIEEIIRKHIESLYRNVKILSVDVFRITRNGDFTLDESDDMEADFIEEVRQKLKTRRTGRVVRLEIQPGFSKWLVNILIHRWDIDHYNIFEINELLDLTALWEIIKHPEFKTKLPVSPAPVLPLGIHQHEREADIFELIRQKDILLHHPYNSFEWVLRLLEEAAEDPNVLSIKMTIYRLSRHSRVTEALLKAAENGKHVSALFELKARFDEENNIREAQRLQKAGCYIIYGIGGYKTHTKLLQIVRKENDEVRRYIHITSGNYNEDTARLYTDVGLLSANETYAQDVSEFFNAITGHSIPNTYRYLITSPHDMRQALIQLIRQEAENAKQGKPSGICIKINSLEDRIVIDELYAASQAGVPVKLIVRGICCLRPQRAGLSDNIAVRSIVGDYLEHSRLYYFHNAGEPLIYGGSADVMVRSFERRIESLFLIVDPLAKQQAIYILASCWRDNVNAYEMQEDGSYVKIKPKQGERLFNVHKEFYRVTEKAVTQAKLFD; encoded by the coding sequence ATGGTAAAACTGAAAGAAAGTCCACAGGAAAAAGAAAGACGCCAAGAAACCGAGCTTGACCCTAAAACAAGCCCGGAAAAGGGCGTCTTTTCTGCAAATACACATCAGCCATCCTACCCGGACAAGCGCCTCAGCACCATTATAGACCAAAGCCGCTACATCAGCCGGGATTTAAGTTGGCTTAAATTCAACGAACGGGTATTGGACCAATGCCGTAGCAGCCGGCGCAACTTGTTCGAAAAGTGCAAATTTTTGGCTATTTCGGCTTCTAATTTAGACGAATTTTTCACTATCCGGGTAGGGAGCCTTTACAATTATCTGGACTACGACAAAGAACGTTTGGATTACTCTGGTTTGCGGGAGCGTCCTTTCCGTGCCACTTTGCTCAGCAAAGCGCAAGAGTTTGTCAAGGAACAGTATCAAGTATTTGCCGAGCTAAAGCATCAGTTCAAACGCAACGGCTTTAGCATTGTCAGTGAATTGGATAGCCTACTCGAGACAGAGCAAGCAGAAATACGCAGGTACTTTGAGCGTACTCTCTTTCCCATGCTCACCCCCATGGTCTTTGACAGCTTTCATGCCTTCCCTATCTTGCGTCCGCAGTCTTTGATTTTTGGGGTGGTTACCATCAATCCACACTCAGAAAAACGGGCTAAAAAAGCCTCTTTCATTCAAGTACCGCAAAACCTACCGCGCTTCTATGTTATCGAAAGGGGCACAGAACTTTTGTTCATACCTATAGAAGAAATCATACGCAAACATATAGAGTCTCTCTACCGCAATGTGAAGATTCTGTCGGTAGATGTCTTCCGCATCACCCGCAATGGCGATTTCACCCTCGATGAAAGCGACGACATGGAAGCCGACTTCATCGAAGAGGTAAGACAAAAGTTAAAAACTCGCCGCACGGGTCGTGTTGTGCGTTTGGAAATACAACCCGGCTTTTCCAAGTGGCTGGTCAATATACTCATTCACCGCTGGGATATAGACCATTACAATATTTTCGAAATAAACGAGCTCTTAGACCTGACTGCCCTTTGGGAGATTATCAAGCACCCGGAATTTAAGACCAAACTGCCGGTGTCTCCTGCCCCCGTATTGCCACTGGGCATTCACCAACATGAGCGCGAAGCGGATATATTTGAGCTTATCCGTCAAAAAGACATTTTACTGCACCACCCTTACAACTCTTTTGAATGGGTGCTGCGCCTGCTCGAAGAAGCAGCCGAAGACCCCAATGTGCTTTCTATTAAAATGACTATTTACCGTCTATCGCGACACTCTCGAGTAACCGAAGCCTTGTTGAAAGCTGCCGAAAACGGGAAACACGTATCGGCGCTATTCGAACTGAAAGCCCGCTTCGATGAAGAAAACAACATACGCGAGGCGCAACGTCTGCAAAAAGCAGGGTGCTACATCATCTATGGCATCGGGGGATATAAAACACACACCAAACTGCTGCAAATCGTACGCAAGGAAAATGACGAAGTGCGGCGCTACATCCACATAACAAGCGGTAACTACAACGAAGATACCGCCCGTTTGTACACAGACGTTGGCTTGCTGAGTGCCAATGAAACTTATGCACAAGACGTGTCGGAGTTTTTTAATGCCATTACAGGGCACTCCATCCCCAACACCTACCGCTACCTCATCACCTCACCGCACGACATGCGCCAAGCCTTGATTCAGCTCATCAGGCAAGAAGCCGAAAATGCCAAACAAGGCAAACCAAGCGGTATTTGCATCAAAATCAACTCACTCGAAGACCGCATAGTAATCGATGAATTGTATGCCGCTTCACAAGCAGGCGTGCCGGTCAAACTCATCGTGCGTGGCATTTGCTGCCTGCGCCCACAACGCGCCGGGCTCAGCGACAACATAGCTGTACGTTCTATTGTAGGGGATTATTTGGAACATTCGCGCCTCTATTATTTCCACAATGCGGGCGAACCGTTAATTTACGGAGGCAGCGCCGATGTGATGGTACGCAGCTTTGAAAGACGTATCGAATCGCTCTTTTTGATAGTAGACCCACTTGCCAAACAGCAAGCCATTTATATCTTGGCAAGCTGCTGGCGCGACAATGTAAATGCCTATGAAATGCAAGAAGACGGTTCCTACGTCAAAATCAAACCCAAACAAGGGGAACGCCTGTTCAATGTACACAAAGAGTTCTACCGTGTAACAGAAAAAGCTGTAACACAAGCCAAACTGTTTGACTGA
- a CDS encoding Glu/Leu/Phe/Val dehydrogenase dimerization domain-containing protein — protein MTTNTASKEVVKSLLKQFEEKAPEIVFEWHDAETGAEGWVVINSLRGGAAGGGTRMRKGLNKREVESLAKTMEVKFTVSGPPIGGAKSGINFDPADPRKEEVLRRWYKAVFPLLKNYYGTGGDLNVDEIHEVIPITESYGLWHPQEGIVNGHFQASKPVKIKKIGKLRQGVSKVIEDPRFTPSTEKKYTVADMITGYGVAEAVRHFYELWGGEVQGKRAIIQGWGNVGAAAALYLAEMGVHIVGIIDKDNGLLAPKGLSPERVKELFVQRKGNSLQAGDMIPFNEADARIWDIGAEIFIPAAASRLVHQEHLDRMIAGGLEVISCGANVPFADEEIFYGPVAQYGDKRLSVIPDFIANCGMARVFAYLMTYEDEVLTDEAIFSDTSQTIRQALEQIRAQQDIPTSISAKAFEIALQKLL, from the coding sequence ATGACAACCAACACAGCGTCGAAAGAAGTGGTTAAAAGCTTGTTGAAGCAATTTGAAGAAAAAGCCCCAGAAATTGTTTTTGAATGGCATGATGCCGAAACCGGTGCCGAAGGGTGGGTCGTCATCAATTCGCTGCGAGGCGGAGCCGCCGGCGGAGGTACTCGCATGCGCAAAGGCTTGAACAAACGTGAGGTAGAATCGTTAGCCAAGACAATGGAGGTAAAATTTACTGTTTCTGGTCCCCCCATCGGTGGCGCCAAGTCAGGCATCAATTTTGACCCGGCAGACCCCCGCAAAGAAGAAGTATTGAGGCGCTGGTATAAAGCTGTGTTCCCGCTGTTGAAGAACTATTACGGCACAGGCGGTGATTTGAATGTAGATGAAATCCATGAAGTCATTCCTATCACCGAGTCTTATGGTTTGTGGCATCCACAAGAGGGTATTGTCAACGGACATTTTCAAGCAAGCAAACCCGTAAAAATCAAAAAAATAGGCAAGCTACGACAAGGCGTATCCAAAGTCATTGAGGACCCCCGCTTCACCCCCTCAACAGAAAAAAAATATACCGTTGCCGATATGATTACCGGTTACGGTGTAGCCGAAGCCGTGCGCCACTTTTATGAGTTGTGGGGCGGTGAAGTACAGGGTAAACGTGCCATCATTCAAGGATGGGGCAATGTAGGGGCTGCCGCCGCTTTATATCTCGCCGAAATGGGCGTACACATTGTGGGCATCATAGACAAAGACAACGGCTTGTTGGCACCCAAAGGACTTAGCCCCGAACGAGTAAAAGAATTGTTCGTGCAACGCAAAGGCAACAGCTTGCAAGCCGGCGACATGATACCCTTCAATGAAGCCGATGCCCGCATTTGGGATATAGGTGCCGAAATATTCATACCCGCAGCAGCCTCGCGCTTAGTGCATCAAGAACATCTCGACCGCATGATTGCCGGAGGACTGGAAGTAATCTCTTGCGGCGCCAACGTGCCTTTTGCTGACGAAGAGATATTCTACGGTCCCGTTGCGCAATACGGCGATAAGCGACTTTCGGTCATTCCCGACTTTATTGCCAATTGCGGCATGGCACGGGTGTTTGCCTACCTCATGACCTACGAGGACGAAGTACTCACCGACGAAGCCATCTTCAGCGATACCTCTCAAACCATCCGTCAAGCACTTGAGCAGATTCGAGCGCAACAAGACATACCTACCAGCATCTCGGCAAAAGCATTTGAAATAGCTTTGCAAAAACTGCTCTAA
- the lipA gene encoding lipoyl synthase gives MIELPVVPSEHKKKPSWLRVKLPTGKNYLHVRQLVDKYKLHTICESGNCPNMGECWGAGTATFMILGNVCTRSCTFCAVATGRPNEYDEDEPRRVAEAVKLMGVKHAVITSVNRDELKDRGAEIWYRTVRAIKEASPETTIETLIPDVRGSWDALYRMIEAGQEVVSHNMETVKRLYRRVRPQAKYERSLEQLRRIKEYGKRTKTGIMVGLGETDEEVFEIMDDLLECGVDILTIGQYLQPTKMHLEVVEYVHPDKFKMYEEVGLKKGFKYVESGPLVRSSYHAERHVNV, from the coding sequence ATGATAGAACTACCTGTTGTACCCTCTGAGCACAAAAAGAAACCCTCTTGGTTGCGCGTAAAACTGCCCACCGGAAAGAACTACCTGCATGTCCGTCAACTGGTTGACAAATATAAACTGCATACCATCTGCGAGAGCGGCAACTGCCCCAATATGGGTGAATGCTGGGGGGCGGGCACCGCTACTTTCATGATTTTGGGCAATGTGTGCACACGCAGTTGTACTTTCTGCGCAGTGGCTACCGGGCGCCCCAACGAATATGACGAAGACGAACCCCGTCGTGTAGCCGAAGCAGTGAAGCTGATGGGAGTAAAGCATGCAGTTATTACTTCGGTAAACCGTGATGAACTCAAAGACCGCGGTGCTGAAATATGGTACCGGACGGTGCGCGCCATCAAAGAAGCCTCGCCCGAAACCACCATCGAGACCTTGATTCCCGACGTGAGAGGCTCATGGGATGCACTTTACCGCATGATAGAAGCCGGGCAAGAGGTGGTTTCCCACAATATGGAAACAGTGAAGCGTCTTTACCGCCGGGTACGCCCGCAAGCCAAATATGAACGCAGCCTCGAGCAACTGCGTCGTATCAAAGAATACGGAAAGCGTACCAAAACAGGCATTATGGTGGGGTTGGGCGAAACCGATGAAGAAGTTTTTGAAATCATGGATGATTTGCTGGAGTGCGGTGTAGATATCCTCACCATCGGACAATATTTACAACCTACCAAAATGCATCTGGAGGTAGTAGAGTATGTGCATCCCGACAAGTTTAAGATGTATGAGGAAGTAGGCTTGAAGAAAGGCTTTAAATATGTGGAATCGGGTCCTTTGGTACGCTCTTCCTATCATGCCGAGCGCCATGTGAATGTATGA
- a CDS encoding ClpP family protease, with amino-acid sequence MVTSDSKELRELFEELAAGNKFENKFLEERKVFLWGPVSDQSAKYVVERLLYLDSIAPGKEITLLINSPGGVVTSGMIIYDTMQMIQSPVATVCMGLAASMGSILLSGGAKGRRFIFPHGRVMIHQPSIGGVVQGQASDIAITAKEIIKTKELGAKILAENCGQTVEKIMKDFDRDYWMNAEESVAYGIVDKIIDKFEW; translated from the coding sequence ATGGTAACATCAGATAGCAAAGAGCTTCGAGAGTTATTCGAGGAATTGGCAGCAGGCAATAAATTCGAAAATAAATTTTTAGAAGAGCGCAAAGTATTCCTATGGGGTCCTGTAAGCGACCAATCTGCCAAATATGTAGTGGAGCGACTTTTGTATTTAGATAGTATTGCGCCCGGCAAAGAAATCACCTTGCTCATCAACAGCCCCGGCGGTGTAGTTACTTCCGGCATGATTATTTACGACACCATGCAGATGATTCAATCGCCAGTAGCCACTGTATGCATGGGCTTGGCTGCTTCTATGGGCTCCATCCTGTTGTCAGGTGGTGCTAAAGGGCGACGCTTCATCTTCCCCCACGGGCGTGTGATGATACACCAACCCAGCATAGGCGGAGTGGTGCAAGGACAAGCCAGCGACATAGCCATCACAGCTAAAGAAATCATAAAAACCAAAGAGCTGGGCGCCAAAATATTGGCTGAAAACTGCGGTCAGACCGTAGAAAAAATAATGAAAGACTTCGACCGCGATTACTGGATGAACGCCGAAGAATCGGTAGCTTATGGCATCGTCGATAAAATTATAGACAAGTTTGAATGGTAA
- a CDS encoding TonB-dependent receptor, whose product MKVRAAVYSFLLFLCLCLFSVAHAQHLQGVVMDEQGNPLPGAVIELIPIQRFTVADEQGRFVLEVPYQKGLSLKVVFIGMKEWQMPLHPEHWQAPLLLHMQLKEEVIAEVEVTTSREKTFGVRSLYSVEGTAIYEGKKTEVVEMQDIVANLATNNSRQIFGRIQGINIWESDMAGLQLGIGTRGLSPKRTANFNTRQNGYDMSADALGYPESYYVPPAEALERIELVKGAASLQYGTQFGGMLNFVMKTPRSDKALHVEAHQTVGSWGFWNNYTGIDGTLSSKVRYFAFYQYKRGDGWRPNAQFYSHTAHMQWHFDLSKRLRLRAEYTHMQYLAKQPGGLMDVTFEQDPSVSFRSRNWFAVRWNLPALTLNYRLSDHTTMDLKAFANLSSRQALGVLLPAYKADDPSQNRTLIRDLYRNWGVEGRLLRDYKLGSRTHHFLAGIRYYHGLTYKQQGEADATDRPHFDYLNPGDLEKSDYRFPGRNVALFAENIFYLSKRWSITPGLRYEYINTMADGYYKVRAYDAAGNLIAEDRVNEAFDLKRAFWLGGVGITYRPADLWEVYANASQNYRAITFGDLRIDNPNFRLDPNIRDERGFTAEIGFRGQQSGRFQWDASLFFMRYNNRIGFVTLIDEKIYNEYRFKTNVGDSQHYGIELYGEYNLASLWKKDSGWQWRLFSSFTYAEAYYLSANNDSWRRIEGNRVEFAPRIIWRAGLFVERGPFRMSLQHNYVSEQFSDADNTRGRVASAVVGIIPAYHVTDLSVSYKRKHWKIEGSVNNLLNQKYFTNRAVTYPGPGIIPADPRGFFLTVGFTW is encoded by the coding sequence ATGAAAGTTCGAGCGGCTGTTTACTCCTTCTTACTCTTCTTATGCCTTTGCCTCTTTTCTGTTGCACACGCACAGCATTTGCAAGGGGTGGTGATGGATGAGCAGGGCAATCCTTTACCGGGCGCAGTTATAGAGCTAATCCCCATTCAACGTTTTACAGTAGCCGATGAGCAGGGGCGCTTTGTTTTGGAAGTACCTTACCAAAAGGGCTTATCCTTAAAAGTTGTGTTTATCGGGATGAAGGAATGGCAGATGCCCTTACATCCTGAACACTGGCAAGCACCCTTGCTATTGCACATGCAACTTAAAGAGGAAGTGATAGCGGAAGTGGAAGTAACTACTTCGCGAGAAAAGACCTTTGGAGTGCGCAGTTTATACAGTGTGGAAGGAACAGCTATTTATGAGGGAAAAAAAACCGAGGTGGTAGAAATGCAGGACATCGTTGCCAATTTGGCAACCAATAACTCACGGCAGATATTTGGTCGTATACAAGGCATCAATATATGGGAAAGCGACATGGCAGGTTTACAGCTTGGCATAGGCACGCGGGGACTTAGCCCCAAGCGAACAGCTAATTTCAATACTCGGCAAAATGGCTATGACATGAGTGCCGATGCCTTGGGCTATCCAGAGAGTTACTACGTGCCACCTGCCGAAGCGCTTGAACGTATCGAGTTAGTCAAAGGGGCTGCTTCTTTGCAATACGGCACCCAATTTGGCGGTATGCTCAATTTTGTGATGAAAACACCTCGCAGCGACAAAGCCTTGCATGTGGAAGCGCATCAGACAGTAGGCTCATGGGGTTTTTGGAATAATTACACCGGTATAGATGGTACTTTGAGCTCCAAAGTTAGATATTTTGCCTTTTATCAATACAAACGCGGCGACGGCTGGCGCCCCAATGCTCAGTTTTATAGTCATACGGCGCATATGCAGTGGCATTTTGATTTGAGTAAGCGCCTGCGCTTACGTGCAGAATACACACATATGCAGTATTTGGCGAAGCAGCCTGGCGGCTTAATGGATGTTACCTTCGAGCAAGACCCCTCTGTGTCTTTTCGCAGTAGAAACTGGTTTGCTGTCCGTTGGAACCTGCCAGCACTTACCCTGAATTACCGTCTGTCAGACCATACTACAATGGACCTCAAGGCGTTTGCCAACTTGTCGTCACGTCAGGCATTGGGCGTACTGCTGCCGGCTTATAAAGCAGATGACCCTTCGCAAAACCGAACCTTGATTCGTGACCTTTATCGCAATTGGGGCGTAGAAGGGCGTTTGTTGCGTGATTATAAACTGGGCAGCCGGACTCATCATTTTTTGGCAGGGATACGCTACTATCATGGGCTCACCTATAAGCAACAGGGCGAAGCGGACGCGACCGACCGTCCACACTTCGACTACCTGAATCCCGGAGACTTGGAAAAATCGGATTATCGCTTCCCCGGACGGAATGTTGCCCTCTTTGCCGAAAATATTTTTTATCTGAGCAAACGCTGGAGCATTACGCCAGGGCTTCGCTATGAGTATATCAACACCATGGCAGACGGATATTACAAAGTGCGGGCATATGATGCTGCAGGAAATCTCATTGCCGAAGACCGGGTCAATGAAGCTTTTGATTTGAAGCGCGCCTTTTGGTTGGGAGGCGTAGGCATTACTTACCGCCCTGCCGATTTGTGGGAGGTATATGCCAATGCCAGCCAGAATTATCGGGCAATTACCTTTGGCGATTTGCGCATCGATAACCCCAACTTCCGCCTTGACCCCAACATACGCGATGAGCGGGGATTTACTGCCGAGATAGGTTTTCGAGGGCAACAAAGCGGGCGCTTTCAGTGGGATGCCAGCCTTTTCTTCATGCGCTATAATAATCGGATAGGGTTTGTTACTTTAATAGACGAAAAAATTTACAACGAATACCGCTTCAAAACCAATGTAGGAGACTCGCAGCATTACGGTATAGAACTATATGGAGAATACAACTTAGCTTCTTTGTGGAAAAAAGACTCGGGCTGGCAGTGGCGCCTGTTTAGCAGCTTTACCTACGCCGAAGCCTACTACTTGAGTGCCAACAACGACAGCTGGCGCAGAATAGAAGGCAACAGGGTAGAATTTGCTCCCCGTATCATTTGGCGAGCCGGTTTGTTTGTTGAGCGTGGACCTTTTCGCATGAGTCTGCAGCATAATTATGTTTCCGAACAGTTCAGCGATGCCGATAATACAAGGGGGCGGGTGGCTTCGGCAGTAGTGGGCATCATACCAGCATACCATGTTACGGATTTGAGTGTTTCCTATAAGCGGAAACATTGGAAGATAGAAGGCAGTGTGAACAACCTGCTCAACCAGAAATACTTCACCAACCGGGCGGTAACCTATCCCGGTCCGGGTATCATACCGGCAGACCCTCGCGGCTTCTTCCTTACCGTAGGTTTTACTTGGTAG
- a CDS encoding NUDIX hydrolase, with amino-acid sequence MNLFLNDIPVFIRNNTTCTDNSTFDTILYSPTADTTLAHRGRLCLVEPSQETILQIIEQLAKEYNPFIYFLEIRTSKIERIVKNLKKQFLYLEAAGGVVYAPTCESFLVIKRLGKWDIPKGKIEAGESPEKTARREVAEESGVAAEIEHFICDTYHTYKIGNQIVLKKTYWYLLKAAECPPPKPQTEESIEEALWVPYEKISSFFQPTYTSIRFVWECVLKQKFNHTKS; translated from the coding sequence ATGAACTTATTCCTCAATGACATTCCGGTATTTATTCGCAACAACACCACCTGCACTGACAATTCCACTTTCGACACCATACTCTATAGCCCCACAGCAGACACGACGCTGGCTCACAGAGGGCGCCTCTGCTTAGTGGAGCCTTCCCAAGAAACGATTTTACAAATTATAGAACAGCTTGCCAAAGAATACAACCCATTCATTTACTTTTTGGAAATACGCACATCTAAAATAGAAAGAATAGTCAAAAACTTAAAAAAGCAATTCCTTTACTTAGAAGCTGCCGGAGGAGTAGTATATGCCCCCACTTGTGAGTCCTTCTTGGTGATTAAACGCTTGGGCAAATGGGATATCCCAAAAGGAAAAATAGAAGCAGGCGAAAGCCCCGAAAAAACTGCCCGCCGGGAAGTGGCAGAAGAAAGTGGCGTAGCTGCTGAAATTGAACATTTTATTTGCGATACCTATCACACCTATAAGATAGGCAATCAAATTGTGCTGAAAAAAACCTACTGGTATCTACTAAAAGCTGCTGAATGCCCCCCTCCCAAACCACAAACCGAAGAAAGCATAGAAGAAGCCCTTTGGGTGCCTTATGAAAAAATTTCCTCTTTTTTTCAACCTACCTATACCTCCATACGTTTTGTATGGGAATGTGTATTGAAGCAAAAATTTAATCATACCAAATCATAG
- the thrC gene encoding threonine synthase yields the protein MKQVKLICLQSGKEYSTSLPLWCSEEGGLLDLHFSAQFPLDKISSRPKTLWRYWEAIPIEHPSSVVSLSEGATPMHDIEIDGRTLKVKIEYMNPTGSFKDRGSSVLVSKLKEWGVSRVVEDSSGNAGASLAAYCAKAGIACDIFVPASTSPAKITQIKLYGAKVHLVKGSREEVARAAYSFAQQYHYASHVWHPFFFQGTKTFAYEICEQLRWQAPDSVVVPAGSGSLLIGCYLGFRDLKQAGIIQKMPKLIGVQAKNCAPLYEAFIRGDAFIRPCHAKKTIAEGMAISNPLRGTQMLQYIELSKGKCIAVEEEEIIDMLKILARKGYFVEPTCAAVIAGARRYLAEDAQADEVVVSALTSTGLKAVDSIQKITH from the coding sequence ATGAAACAGGTCAAGCTCATTTGTTTACAAAGTGGGAAAGAGTATTCTACCAGCCTGCCTTTATGGTGCAGCGAAGAGGGGGGGCTGCTCGACCTTCATTTCTCTGCTCAATTTCCATTAGACAAAATCAGCAGCCGCCCCAAAACCCTTTGGCGCTATTGGGAAGCCATTCCTATTGAGCATCCCTCTTCGGTAGTGAGCCTTTCTGAAGGAGCTACCCCTATGCACGACATAGAAATAGACGGCAGGACTTTAAAAGTGAAAATAGAATATATGAACCCCACCGGTTCGTTCAAAGACCGTGGCAGCAGTGTCTTGGTAAGCAAGCTCAAAGAATGGGGTGTATCGCGGGTGGTAGAAGACTCTTCGGGCAATGCGGGGGCTTCGTTGGCTGCTTACTGCGCCAAAGCAGGCATTGCTTGCGATATCTTCGTGCCGGCGAGCACGTCGCCTGCCAAAATCACACAAATCAAACTATACGGTGCAAAAGTGCACTTGGTGAAGGGCAGCCGTGAAGAGGTCGCCCGAGCAGCCTATTCCTTCGCCCAGCAATACCACTATGCCAGCCATGTGTGGCATCCTTTCTTCTTTCAAGGCACCAAAACATTTGCTTATGAAATATGTGAACAACTGCGCTGGCAAGCACCCGATAGCGTAGTGGTACCCGCCGGCAGCGGCTCACTGCTTATTGGTTGCTATCTGGGATTCAGGGATTTAAAACAGGCAGGCATTATTCAAAAGATGCCCAAACTCATCGGCGTGCAAGCCAAAAACTGCGCCCCCCTTTACGAAGCTTTTATCCGCGGCGACGCTTTCATTCGTCCCTGCCATGCAAAAAAAACCATTGCCGAAGGCATGGCTATAAGCAACCCCTTGCGCGGCACCCAGATGCTGCAATACATAGAACTAAGCAAAGGCAAATGCATTGCTGTAGAAGAAGAAGAAATCATAGACATGCTCAAGATACTGGCACGGAAAGGCTACTTTGTCGAACCTACCTGTGCGGCAGTAATTGCCGGTGCCCGTCGTTATTTAGCTGAAGACGCGCAGGCAGATGAAGTAGTGGTAAGCGCACTTACTTCTACCGGACTGAAAGCCGTGGATAGCATTCAAAAAATCACTCACTGA